The following are from one region of the Camelus dromedarius isolate mCamDro1 chromosome 16, mCamDro1.pat, whole genome shotgun sequence genome:
- the LOC116151343 gene encoding testis-expressed protein 19.2-like — translation MCAPVSLRHEAEGMSYLHASWVYQLQHGDQLRVCFACFKAAFLDFKEFLEEEDWEDEDWNPELVVHTGAGSELGASPGVGPGWGQAQGGPAQGGAVAWGPDPLGAGPVGYEEVGLDHYFVPTELEPQNAVPLGLGPEDADWVQGLPWRLGRLPTCSHWPCSSLPWQGFLRVDLPPGAPMVLELGTTQAVDPAEAEAWLLGLQVICMVGFYDAIYFRKMKPTRALRTPGQRWKLVLEPNELWVVRLQDAPQVQDLHRWQLSILESSPPAGNEELVPADSALLKRGFSILSFSPWAQREAEEGDSAPGPQPSSRGGDPGPSGPRGPGEGLAVPGASAPGELPCFQPFGPGPQN, via the coding sequence ATGTGCGCCCCGGTCAGCCTGCGGCATGAGGCGGAGGGCATGTCCTACCTGCACGCGTCCTGGGTGTATCAGCTTCAACATGGCGACCAGCTGAGGGTTTGCTTCGCTTGCTTCAAGGCTGCCTTTCTGGACTTTAAAGAGTTTTTGGAGGAGGAGGACTGGGAAGATGAAGACTGGAACCCTGAGCTGGTGGTGCACACGGGGGCGGGGTCTGAGCTGGGGGCATCCCCGGGGGTGGGGCCCGGCTGGGGGCAGGCCCAAGGGGGGCCTGCCCAGGGCGGGGCTGTGGCCTGGGGGCCGGACCCCCTGGGGGCAGGCCCTGTGGGGTACGAGGAGGTGGGCCTGGACCATTACTTCGTGCCCACCGAGCTGGAGCCTCAGAACGCGGTgcccctgggcctgggtcccGAGGACGCTGACTGGGTCCAGGGCCTCCCCTGGAGACTTGGGAGGCTTCCGACCTGCTCGCACTGGCCATGCTCCTCTCTTCCCTGGCAGGGGTTTCTCAGAGTGGACCTGCCCCCAGGGGCGCCCATGGTCCTGGAGCTGGGCACCACCCAGGCCGTGGACCCTGCTGAGGCCGAGGCCTGGTTGCTGGGCCTGCAGGTCATCTGTATGGTGGGCTTCTACGATGCCATCTACTTCCGCAAGATGAAGCCGACACGGGCCCTGAGGACCCCAGGCCAGCGTTGGAAGCTGGTGCTGGAGCCCAACGAGCTGTGGGTGGTGAGACTTCAAGACGCACCCCAGGTGCAGGACCTGCACCGGTGGCAGCTCAGTATTCTGGAATCCTCTCCTCCGGCGGGGAATGAAGAGCTGGTCCCTGCAGACTCGGCCCTGCTTAAAAGGGGATTCTCCATCCTCTCTTTTTCACCCTGGGCCcaaagggaggcagaggagggggactCGGCACCTGGGCCACAGCCCTCCAGCCGAGGAGGGGACCCGGGCCCCAGCGGGCCcagagggcctggggagggcctGGCCGTCCCGGGAGCCTCAGCCCCGGGGGAGCTGCCGTGTTTCCAGCCCTTCGGCCCAGGGCCCCAGAACTGA